One genomic window of Malaciobacter molluscorum LMG 25693 includes the following:
- the tssG gene encoding type VI secretion system baseplate subunit TssG, whose amino-acid sequence MNINSINSLLNENISKYTLPQIIRVICGYLKEHYINKTSLEVYEYIRFKSNPSLSFQKSEIAKVEFVEEKNLKVEVTLNFLSIFGSASPMPSHYSEMVLDSLDNDKVLYDFLNLFNHHLQKFVYPIWQNYRYYIQYQNDLSDRFSKYVFSFLGLYSNRIENNSSLNLKKLLPYIGILCMKHKSSGTLKSILRHYLDHKNLEIIQCVKDKYEIPSWQQSKLGENNCGLNSSFLIGEFVESRNAKFQILLKNVKNYQLVEYSILGKKMKELKELISFSLNEPLKHEICFEIKKEEKTCLNLENNKNQFLGINTWIGQSFYDEKIIIAQKGE is encoded by the coding sequence ATGAATATAAATAGTATAAACTCTTTATTAAATGAAAATATATCAAAATATACTTTACCTCAAATAATTAGAGTAATTTGTGGATATTTAAAAGAACATTATATAAATAAAACAAGCTTAGAGGTATATGAATATATAAGATTTAAATCTAATCCTAGCTTATCTTTTCAAAAGTCAGAAATTGCAAAAGTTGAATTTGTAGAAGAAAAAAATTTAAAAGTTGAAGTTACATTAAACTTTTTAAGTATTTTTGGTAGTGCTTCACCTATGCCATCACATTATAGTGAAATGGTTTTAGATAGTTTGGATAATGATAAAGTTTTATATGATTTTTTAAATTTATTTAATCATCATTTACAAAAATTTGTTTATCCCATTTGGCAAAACTATAGATATTATATTCAATATCAAAATGATTTAAGTGATAGATTTTCTAAGTATGTTTTCTCTTTTCTTGGGTTATATTCAAACAGAATAGAAAACAATAGTTCCTTGAACCTAAAAAAATTACTTCCTTATATTGGAATATTATGCATGAAACATAAATCATCAGGAACTTTAAAATCAATACTTAGACATTATTTAGATCATAAGAATCTTGAAATTATTCAATGCGTAAAAGATAAATATGAAATTCCTTCTTGGCAACAGTCTAAATTAGGAGAAAATAATTGTGGTTTAAACTCCTCTTTTTTGATAGGAGAATTTGTTGAAAGTAGAAATGCAAAATTCCAAATTTTATTAAAAAATGTAAAAAACTATCAACTTGTTGAATATAGTATTTTAGGTAAAAAAATGAAAGAACTTAAAGAATTAATATCTTTTTCTTTAAATGAACCTTTAAAACATGAAATATGCTTTGAGATAAAAAAAGAAGAAAAAACATGTCTTAATTTAGAAAATAATAAAAATCAATTTTTAGGCATAAATACATGGATTGGTCAATCCTTCTATGATGAGAAAATTATTATTGCACAAAAAGGAGAATAA
- a CDS encoding sirohydrochlorin chelatase, whose amino-acid sequence MNSLILVAHGSRVESSNKEIISLVEKIKNKNKNNKLSISYAFLELAEPTIEESIKTQIKKGSKKIIILPYFLAQGKHVKTDIPNEINKLKNIYNNVDFVLLEHLGANDMIIDLILSIVDV is encoded by the coding sequence ATGAATTCATTAATATTAGTAGCACATGGAAGTAGAGTTGAATCTTCAAATAAAGAAATAATTTCATTAGTTGAAAAAATAAAAAACAAAAATAAAAATAATAAATTGAGCATTTCTTATGCATTTTTAGAACTTGCAGAACCTACAATAGAAGAAAGTATAAAAACTCAAATAAAAAAGGGTTCTAAGAAAATAATAATATTACCCTATTTTTTAGCTCAAGGTAAACATGTAAAGACAGATATTCCTAATGAAATAAATAAATTAAAGAATATATATAATAATGTAGATTTTGTTTTATTAGAGCATTTAGGTGCAAATGATATGATTATTGATTTAATTTTATCTATTGTTGATGTATAA
- the tssB gene encoding type VI secretion system contractile sheath small subunit — protein sequence MNKQSESPKERINVTYKPATGDMTEEIEIPYKVTLLGEYNPNEEKKPIEERKAIKIDKNNFNDVLKAQNLSVSFNVDNKLVEEEDSSLNVDLKINSIKDFSPEKIVENIPEMKILMQLRQSLMALKGPLGNVPAFRKAIEDAISNKEERDKLMTELNLSVKE from the coding sequence ATGAACAAACAATCAGAATCACCAAAAGAGAGAATTAATGTTACATATAAACCTGCAACAGGAGATATGACAGAGGAGATTGAAATACCTTATAAAGTTACTTTATTAGGTGAATATAATCCAAATGAAGAAAAAAAACCAATAGAAGAAAGAAAAGCCATAAAAATTGATAAAAACAATTTTAATGATGTTTTAAAAGCTCAAAATTTATCTGTATCATTTAATGTTGATAATAAATTAGTTGAAGAAGAAGATTCTTCTTTAAATGTTGATTTAAAAATTAATAGTATTAAAGATTTTTCACCAGAAAAAATTGTTGAAAATATTCCTGAAATGAAAATTTTAATGCAATTAAGACAATCGCTTATGGCATTAAAAGGACCTTTAGGAAATGTTCCCGCTTTTAGAAAAGCAATTGAGGACGCAATTTCAAATAAAGAAGAAAGAGATAAATTAATGACTGAATTAAATTTAAGTGTTAAAGAATAA
- a CDS encoding TssA family type VI secretion system protein — MYNSILNPIDDKSIVGEDFKYNDSFLLIEQEIDKTHSAYFDGNTDWELVLNNSYELLNTKSKDLKIATWWIYSIWKKDSFLGLEKNLTIYINFIRSFNDNLYPKSLKAKINTITWFEETITNELINQNFQDRVNIIDFLNSFQELCTVYNNILNNDEKYFKKIIKILSDKISIDEQTRVETQKKEELLKDDSLDIISEDTVSSSLSLLKKTATSLSSFYRQRDFTDIKAIKITRFLSWFEVDELPINENGITPLNPPSILELDELKQLYNEKKYKEALILCEEIIEMCPFWLDGHYYSFKILELIDKSYISKEVQNQFISYIKTNKGLLNLYFQDKTPFASAKTKSWIKKELETNDNKNETDEKNDEIDIDEITNLKEIMKKIEEKYSKSTNEKDKFLLRIKHLEIAINFNKDDISLALFDELDKNIKKYNLVEWNPQIVSKVYSLVLSSFTSIQIKREKLEKMYSILCKIDIDKALEININ; from the coding sequence TTGTACAATTCTATTTTAAATCCAATTGATGATAAATCAATTGTTGGTGAAGATTTTAAATATAATGACTCATTTTTATTAATAGAACAAGAGATAGATAAAACACATAGTGCTTATTTTGATGGAAATACAGATTGGGAATTAGTTTTAAATAACTCTTATGAATTATTAAATACAAAAAGCAAAGATTTAAAAATTGCCACATGGTGGATATATTCTATTTGGAAAAAAGACTCTTTTTTAGGATTAGAAAAAAATTTAACTATTTATATAAACTTTATAAGAAGTTTCAATGACAACCTTTACCCAAAATCTTTAAAGGCAAAAATAAATACAATTACTTGGTTTGAAGAAACAATTACAAATGAACTAATAAATCAAAATTTTCAAGATAGAGTAAATATAATAGATTTTTTGAACTCTTTTCAAGAACTTTGTACAGTTTATAATAACATTTTAAATAATGATGAAAAGTATTTTAAGAAAATTATAAAAATTCTATCAGATAAAATATCTATAGATGAACAAACTAGAGTTGAAACTCAAAAAAAAGAAGAATTATTAAAAGATGACAGTTTGGATATAATTTCAGAAGATACTGTATCTTCTTCTCTTTCTTTATTAAAAAAAACAGCAACTAGTTTATCTTCATTTTATAGACAAAGAGATTTCACAGATATAAAAGCAATTAAAATAACTAGATTTTTATCTTGGTTTGAAGTTGATGAATTACCAATAAATGAAAATGGAATTACACCATTAAATCCTCCTTCTATTTTGGAACTTGACGAATTGAAACAATTATATAATGAAAAGAAATATAAAGAAGCATTAATTTTATGTGAAGAGATTATTGAAATGTGTCCTTTTTGGTTAGATGGACATTATTATAGTTTTAAAATTCTTGAACTTATTGATAAAAGCTATATATCAAAAGAAGTTCAAAATCAATTTATTTCGTATATTAAAACAAATAAAGGATTATTAAATCTTTATTTTCAAGATAAAACTCCTTTTGCATCCGCAAAAACAAAATCATGGATTAAAAAAGAACTAGAAACAAATGATAATAAAAATGAAACAGATGAAAAAAATGATGAAATAGACATAGATGAAATTACAAATTTAAAGGAGATAATGAAAAAGATCGAAGAAAAATACTCAAAAAGTACAAATGAAAAAGATAAATTTTTATTAAGAATTAAACATTTGGAAATTGCAATTAATTTTAATAAAGATGATATATCTTTAGCACTATTTGATGAACTTGATAAAAATATTAAAAAATATAATTTAGTTGAGTGGAATCCTCAAATAGTATCAAAAGTTTATTCTTTAGTTTTAAGCTCTTTTACAAGCATTCAAATAAAAAGAGAAAAATTAGAGAAGATGTATTCAATTTTATGCAAAATTGATATAGATAAAGCTTTAGAAATTAATATAAACTAG
- the tssF gene encoding type VI secretion system baseplate subunit TssF — MTFNDYYKKELSSLRYEGAEFSKKNPGLSSYLSKEGQDPDVERLLEGFSFLTGRLKQQLNYELPEVSHTLVQLLWPNYIRPIPSYSIIKYEALKDSTQNISIDKNTEVLSKSINNTQCKFRTSYNLTVMPFDLEKVNYFTYSKKSELELTFKMTASGTLSDITFETLRLYLGGSKFIAQDLYLFLINYIQNIEVSINSEDKQLVSIQLPKDSIKPVGFNNEDLLPYSLNVFDGYKLLQEYFCFKDKFLFVDIENLSNINFISKQILEKSRSFTIKINLNKKITQSETPTIENFHLYTTPIINIFETDSVPIRKTSYDEEYLVVPSNLDKNHCEVFSIENVRGWVAKKGIYEDYLPFESFEHTFSNSEYYSSKVKLTSDESRTNTYLRFANSNGIEEDLEKSNATVSVKILCTNKNLPSSLLLGDICIANPLSNSATLKFENITIPTQSYPPPVSGDFLWRVISNMSLNYLSLEDIKSLRTIVETYDFFGSYDIKQREKTSMQLNGIESVSYETTEMIDRGMPIRGNHIKLKINPFNFSSIGEAYIFCSVLNEFFSLYSNINSFHKLTVDMDNEDLFEWPIKLGSQTLL, encoded by the coding sequence ATGACATTTAATGACTATTATAAAAAAGAGCTTTCTTCTTTAAGATATGAAGGGGCAGAATTTTCTAAAAAAAATCCAGGGTTATCAAGTTATTTATCTAAAGAAGGACAAGATCCTGATGTAGAAAGATTATTAGAAGGATTTTCTTTTTTAACAGGTAGATTAAAACAACAACTAAATTATGAACTACCTGAAGTATCTCATACATTAGTACAACTTTTATGGCCAAATTATATTAGACCAATTCCTTCATATTCTATTATTAAATATGAAGCACTTAAAGATTCAACACAAAATATATCTATAGATAAAAATACAGAAGTATTAAGTAAAAGTATAAATAATACTCAATGTAAATTTAGAACATCTTATAACTTAACTGTTATGCCTTTTGACTTAGAAAAAGTAAATTACTTTACATATAGTAAAAAAAGTGAACTTGAATTAACTTTCAAAATGACAGCATCTGGAACTCTTAGTGATATTACATTTGAAACACTAAGATTATATCTAGGAGGTTCTAAGTTTATTGCACAAGATTTATATCTATTTTTAATTAATTATATTCAAAATATAGAAGTATCTATAAATTCAGAAGATAAACAATTAGTTTCTATACAATTACCAAAAGATTCAATCAAGCCTGTTGGATTTAATAATGAAGACTTATTACCTTATTCTTTAAATGTTTTTGATGGATATAAATTACTTCAAGAATATTTTTGTTTTAAAGATAAATTTCTTTTTGTAGATATAGAAAATCTTTCAAATATCAATTTTATTTCTAAACAAATTTTAGAAAAAAGTAGATCTTTTACTATAAAAATAAATCTTAATAAAAAAATAACTCAATCAGAAACTCCAACAATAGAGAACTTTCATTTATATACAACACCTATAATAAATATATTTGAAACAGACTCTGTACCAATTAGAAAAACAAGTTATGATGAAGAATATTTAGTAGTTCCATCAAATCTCGATAAAAATCATTGTGAAGTTTTTTCTATAGAAAATGTAAGAGGATGGGTAGCAAAAAAAGGCATTTATGAAGATTATTTACCTTTTGAATCATTTGAACATACTTTTTCAAATAGTGAATACTACTCTTCAAAAGTTAAACTTACAAGTGATGAATCTAGAACAAATACATATTTAAGATTTGCAAATTCTAATGGAATTGAAGAAGATTTAGAAAAAAGTAATGCAACTGTATCTGTAAAGATACTTTGCACAAATAAAAATCTACCATCATCTTTACTTTTAGGTGATATTTGTATTGCAAATCCATTATCAAATAGTGCTACTTTAAAATTTGAAAATATTACAATTCCTACTCAAAGTTATCCACCTCCTGTGTCAGGTGATTTTTTGTGGAGAGTAATATCAAATATGTCATTAAATTATCTTTCATTAGAAGATATTAAATCTTTAAGAACAATTGTAGAAACGTATGACTTTTTTGGCTCATATGATATTAAACAAAGAGAAAAAACTTCTATGCAATTAAATGGTATAGAATCTGTCTCTTATGAAACTACGGAAATGATTGATAGAGGTATGCCAATTAGAGGGAATCATATAAAATTAAAAATAAATCCATTTAACTTTTCTAGTATAGGAGAAGCCTATATTTTTTGTAGTGTTTTAAATGAATTCTTTTCATTATATAGTAATATAAATTCTTTTCACAAATTAACAGTTGATATGGATAATGAAGATTTATTTGAATGGCCAATAAAACTTGGTTCTCAAACTCTTTTATAG
- the prmC gene encoding peptide chain release factor N(5)-glutamine methyltransferase produces the protein MTIKECVKKYSSLLKNTTHIPNKEVEILILHILQKNVIWLHLNYNETFDKEKELKKLVKKRATDYPLEYLTNKASFYGEIFEVATNVLIPRPETELLVEQAVEILKDIPNPRVIEIGTGSGIISVMLAKLIKNIKIVAVDINDDALTLASKNAKKHEVEDKITFIKSNLYENVDKEEFIMTISNPPYIANNYKLPKNVEFEPRNALFGGEIGDELLKAIIEQTYKKDIPYLLCEMGYDQKRPLEEYFKKFNIENYSFYKDYSKFDRGFVIKFKKENKNV, from the coding sequence TTGACTATAAAAGAGTGCGTTAAAAAATATTCTAGTTTATTAAAGAATACTACACATATTCCAAATAAAGAAGTAGAAATACTCATATTACATATTTTACAAAAAAATGTAATATGGCTACATCTTAATTATAATGAAACATTTGATAAAGAAAAAGAGTTAAAAAAATTAGTAAAAAAAAGAGCTACAGATTATCCATTAGAGTATTTGACTAATAAAGCCTCTTTTTATGGAGAAATATTTGAAGTTGCAACAAATGTCTTAATTCCTAGACCTGAAACTGAATTATTAGTTGAACAAGCAGTTGAAATATTAAAAGATATTCCAAATCCAAGAGTAATTGAAATTGGAACAGGCTCAGGAATAATTTCTGTAATGTTAGCAAAACTTATTAAAAACATAAAAATAGTAGCAGTTGATATAAATGATGATGCATTGACTTTAGCTTCTAAAAATGCAAAAAAACATGAAGTTGAAGATAAAATCACTTTCATAAAAAGTAATTTATATGAAAATGTTGATAAAGAAGAGTTTATAATGACTATTTCAAATCCTCCATACATTGCAAATAATTATAAATTACCAAAAAATGTTGAATTTGAGCCAAGGAATGCATTATTTGGTGGAGAAATTGGTGATGAATTATTAAAAGCAATAATTGAGCAAACATATAAAAAAGATATACCTTATTTATTATGTGAAATGGGTTACGATCAAAAAAGGCCGTTAGAAGAGTATTTCAAGAAGTTTAATATAGAAAATTATAGTTTTTATAAAGATTACTCTAAATTTGATAGAGGTTTTGTAATTAAATTTAAAAAGGAGAATAAAAATGTTTGA
- the tssE gene encoding type VI secretion system baseplate subunit TssE: MYKGSLFERLSSSFDDNLYDTTEEALYASIANNLSRIFSSNAGSAEIAKDYGKIDLNNINLSMKDSIELIEKNSEDTIKKFEPRLYKTKVGVSRENLSFNEMTIFIQGYLVVKGKSKKVSFKANLLKNGKVRVYRNDI, from the coding sequence ATGTATAAGGGGAGTCTATTTGAAAGATTATCTTCTAGTTTTGATGATAATCTATATGATACAACAGAAGAAGCATTATATGCATCTATAGCAAATAATTTATCTAGAATATTCTCCTCAAATGCAGGTAGTGCAGAAATTGCAAAAGATTATGGAAAAATTGATCTTAATAATATAAATTTAAGTATGAAAGACTCAATTGAATTGATTGAAAAAAACTCTGAAGATACTATAAAAAAGTTTGAACCAAGATTGTATAAAACAAAAGTAGGAGTATCAAGAGAGAATTTATCTTTTAATGAAATGACAATTTTTATACAAGGTTATTTAGTAGTAAAAGGTAAGAGTAAAAAAGTTAGTTTTAAAGCTAATTTATTAAAGAATGGAAAGGTAAGAGTTTATAGAAATGACATTTAA
- the tssC gene encoding type VI secretion system contractile sheath large subunit, whose product MSTEEIANNQLSDIEQLSLLDNIVAQTSLKKEDDSYSVVKTGVGALVEELIKSNNEEEKVNKAIIDKMIAEIDEKISKQMDEILHHEQFQALESKWRGLYMLVERTDFRQNILMEFINVSKEDLIEDFEDSLDITKSGLYKHVYTAGYGQFGGEPVGTIIADYELSPSNMDIKFLNKVASIAAMSHAPFISAAGPKFFGLDSFEGLPDLKDIEDVMTSPQFAAWKGFRKNEDSRYVGLTLPRFLLRPPYDPEDNPISNFVYKEDVSKSHENYLWGNTVYAFASKLTDSFANYRWCTNIIGPKSGGEVRDLPVHTFESMGDIEMKIPTEVLVSDRREYELSEQGFIPLIMRKGSNTAAFFAASSAQEPKIFANTPEGNEAQLNYKLGTQLPYLFAITRMSHYIKVLQREYIGAWRERSDLERELNKWAKQYVANQENPSAEIRSKRPFKDIAIDVEDIPDDPGWYKVKISLRPHFKYMGANFELSLVGKLDKE is encoded by the coding sequence ATGTCAACAGAAGAGATAGCAAATAACCAATTATCTGATATTGAACAATTAAGTTTACTTGATAATATAGTTGCACAAACAAGTTTAAAAAAAGAAGATGACAGTTACTCTGTTGTAAAAACAGGGGTTGGTGCACTTGTAGAAGAGCTTATAAAATCAAATAATGAAGAAGAAAAAGTAAATAAAGCAATTATTGATAAAATGATTGCAGAAATTGATGAAAAGATATCAAAACAGATGGATGAAATATTACATCATGAACAATTCCAAGCATTAGAATCAAAATGGAGAGGTTTATATATGTTAGTTGAAAGAACTGACTTTAGACAAAATATTTTGATGGAATTTATTAATGTTTCAAAAGAAGATTTAATTGAAGATTTTGAAGACAGTTTAGATATTACAAAAAGTGGACTTTATAAACATGTTTATACTGCTGGTTATGGACAATTTGGGGGAGAACCTGTTGGCACAATAATTGCTGATTATGAATTATCTCCTTCAAATATGGATATAAAATTCTTAAATAAAGTTGCATCAATTGCAGCGATGAGTCATGCTCCTTTCATTAGTGCAGCTGGCCCAAAGTTTTTTGGATTAGATAGTTTTGAAGGACTTCCTGATTTAAAAGATATAGAAGATGTTATGACATCACCTCAATTTGCTGCATGGAAGGGTTTTAGAAAAAATGAAGATTCAAGATATGTTGGTTTAACACTTCCTAGATTTCTTTTAAGACCACCTTATGATCCAGAAGATAATCCTATTTCTAATTTTGTATATAAAGAAGATGTATCAAAAAGTCATGAAAACTATTTATGGGGAAATACAGTTTATGCATTTGCTAGTAAATTAACAGATAGTTTTGCTAATTATAGATGGTGTACAAATATTATTGGTCCAAAATCTGGAGGAGAAGTTCGAGATTTACCTGTACATACTTTTGAAAGTATGGGTGATATTGAAATGAAAATCCCAACTGAAGTATTAGTTTCTGATAGAAGAGAATATGAATTATCAGAACAAGGATTTATTCCTTTGATTATGAGAAAAGGAAGTAACACTGCAGCATTTTTTGCAGCAAGTTCTGCTCAAGAACCAAAAATATTTGCAAATACTCCAGAAGGAAATGAAGCACAATTAAATTATAAGTTAGGAACTCAATTACCTTACTTATTTGCAATTACAAGAATGTCTCATTATATAAAAGTTTTACAAAGAGAATATATTGGTGCATGGAGAGAAAGATCAGATTTAGAAAGAGAACTAAATAAATGGGCAAAACAATATGTTGCTAATCAAGAAAATCCAAGCGCTGAAATAAGAAGTAAGAGACCATTTAAAGATATTGCAATTGACGTAGAAGATATTCCTGATGATCCAGGTTGGTATAAAGTAAAAATCTCTTTAAGACCTCATTTTAAATATATGGGTGCTAACTTTGAGTTATCTTTAGTTGGTAAATTGGATAAAGAGTAA
- a CDS encoding M3 family metallopeptidase codes for MFEDFNIENLENSKEILEVKIKESKNKIEELLKIENKTYENFVMPYQEVGERLNEFITPIFHIDSVKNSNLTQNVLEECLPIISIYETELSQNDYIYTSLKDIQDKYYTSLNDIQKKVLENEIRDFELSGCHLEKDKKDKLKELNLKLSELSQKFSQNLLDATNSYEMICDDYEDVKELPKSDIELASFEEDGKTKYKFTLQMPSYLAYITYGSNREKREEIYRAYCTRAPENENVINEILKLKDEKVKLLGFDCYAQYSLSRKMAKNEEEVVSFLEELGQKGKQKAKEELEEVAQLAKEDGIDNIKSFDLSYYSEKLKKAKYDLDQEFYRPYLEQNSVLEGFFSFLNEVFKVEFVDITSKTTSWDEKVKIFNLKEDGKITGRIYLDLEARKSKRGGAWMNNWHTHYIDTKNKEHLPTAFIVCNFPPSKDNTPSLLRHDDVVTLFHEMGHALHHLLSKVEEPYVSGISGVAWDVVEFPSQFLEYFAYAKDVLKIFAKHYKTKEVLDDDSIQKLINTRNFQSSLAMIRQIEFALFDFKLHQKLYKDAEEIQDLLDSIRAKFSPIIPPSYNKFQNGFSHIFGGGYAAGYYSYKWAEVLSADAFYMFIDSSNLFNKTLALKYKESILQKGGSSNMDKLFFNFAQREPSVDSLLKIDGIIS; via the coding sequence ATGTTTGAAGATTTTAATATTGAGAATTTAGAAAATAGTAAAGAGATATTAGAAGTAAAAATTAAAGAGAGCAAAAATAAAATTGAAGAGTTATTAAAAATAGAAAATAAAACTTATGAAAATTTTGTAATGCCATATCAAGAAGTAGGGGAGAGACTAAATGAATTTATCACTCCTATCTTTCATATTGATTCAGTTAAAAATTCAAATTTAACTCAAAATGTTTTAGAAGAGTGCCTTCCAATTATTTCAATTTATGAAACTGAGTTGTCTCAAAATGATTATATTTATACATCTTTAAAAGATATACAAGATAAGTATTATACATCATTAAATGATATACAAAAAAAAGTTCTAGAAAATGAAATTAGAGATTTTGAATTAAGTGGTTGCCATTTAGAAAAAGATAAAAAAGATAAACTAAAAGAGCTAAATCTAAAACTTAGTGAACTTTCTCAAAAGTTTTCTCAGAATCTTTTAGATGCAACAAATAGTTATGAAATGATTTGTGATGATTATGAGGATGTAAAAGAGTTGCCAAAATCAGATATTGAACTTGCTTCATTTGAAGAAGATGGTAAAACAAAATACAAATTTACACTTCAAATGCCATCTTATTTAGCATATATTACATATGGTTCAAATAGAGAAAAAAGAGAAGAGATATATAGAGCTTATTGTACTAGAGCTCCTGAGAATGAAAATGTTATTAATGAGATTCTTAAACTAAAAGATGAAAAAGTAAAACTTTTAGGTTTTGATTGCTATGCACAATACTCTTTAAGTAGAAAAATGGCAAAAAATGAAGAAGAAGTAGTTTCATTTTTAGAGGAGTTAGGACAAAAAGGTAAACAAAAAGCGAAAGAAGAGCTTGAAGAAGTTGCACAACTTGCAAAAGAAGATGGTATTGATAATATTAAAAGCTTTGATTTGAGCTATTATAGTGAAAAGTTAAAAAAAGCAAAATATGATTTAGACCAAGAATTTTATAGACCTTATTTAGAACAAAACTCAGTTTTAGAAGGTTTTTTCTCTTTTTTAAATGAAGTATTTAAAGTTGAATTTGTTGATATTACAAGTAAAACTACATCTTGGGATGAAAAAGTTAAAATATTTAATTTAAAAGAAGATGGAAAAATTACAGGTAGAATCTATTTAGATTTAGAAGCAAGAAAAAGTAAAAGAGGTGGTGCTTGGATGAATAACTGGCATACTCATTATATTGATACAAAAAATAAAGAGCATCTACCAACTGCATTTATTGTATGTAATTTTCCACCTTCAAAAGATAATACACCTTCTTTATTAAGACATGATGATGTTGTAACACTATTTCATGAAATGGGACACGCTTTACATCATTTATTGAGTAAAGTAGAAGAACCTTATGTTAGTGGTATCTCTGGTGTTGCATGGGATGTAGTTGAATTTCCTTCTCAATTTTTAGAATACTTTGCATATGCAAAAGATGTATTAAAAATCTTTGCAAAACATTACAAAACAAAAGAAGTTTTAGATGATGATTCAATACAAAAATTAATAAATACAAGAAATTTCCAATCTTCCTTAGCAATGATTAGACAAATTGAGTTTGCACTGTTTGATTTTAAACTACATCAAAAGTTATACAAAGATGCTGAAGAAATTCAAGATTTATTAGATTCTATTAGAGCAAAATTCAGTCCAATAATTCCACCATCTTATAATAAATTCCAAAATGGTTTTTCTCATATTTTTGGTGGTGGTTATGCAGCAGGTTACTACTCATACAAATGGGCAGAAGTACTTAGTGCTGATGCATTTTATATGTTTATTGACTCTAGTAATTTATTTAACAAAACGTTAGCCTTAAAATATAAAGAAAGTATTTTACAAAAAGGTGGGTCTTCAAATATGGATAAATTGTTTTTCAATTTTGCACAAAGAGAACCAAGTGTTGATTCTTTATTAAAAATTGATGGAATTATTAGCTAA